From a single Miscanthus floridulus cultivar M001 chromosome 8, ASM1932011v1, whole genome shotgun sequence genomic region:
- the LOC136476368 gene encoding lactoylglutathione lyase-like — MATGSEASKPAEVPAETVLDWHKQDNKRMLHAVYRVGDLDRTIKYYTECFGMKLLRKRDIPEEKYTNAFLGFGPEDTNFAVELTYNYGVDKYDIGTGFGHFAIANEDVYKLSENIKSKGGKITREPGPVKGGSTVIAFAQDPDGYMFELIQRAETPEPLCQVMLRVGDLERSIKFYEKALGLKLLRKKDVPDYKYTIAMLGYADEDKTTVLELTYNYGVTEYRKGNAYAQVAIGTNDVYKSAEAVDLATKELGGKILRQPGPLPGINTKIASFVDPDGWKVVLVDNTDFLRELH, encoded by the exons AACAGGACAACAAGAGGATGCTCCACGCTGTTTACCGTGTTGGGGATCTGGACCGCACAATCAA ATACTACACGGAATGCTTTGGGATGAAACTGCTGAGGAAAAGGGATATTCCTGAGGAGAAGTACACCAACGCCTTCCTTGGCTTTGGACCAGAGGATACCAACTTTGCAGTTGAATTGACTTACA ACTATGGTGTTGACAAGTATGACATTGGAACGGGCTTTGGGCATTTCGCAATCGCTAATGAGGAT GTGTACAAGTTGTCTGAGAATATTAAATCCAAGGGTGGCAAGATCACCCGCGAACCTGGTCCTGTCAAGGGAGGATCCACTGTTATTGCCTTCGCACAGGACCCTGATGGCTACATGTTTGAGCTTATCCAGAGGGCTGAGACACCTGAGCCTCTTTGCCAGGTCATGCTTCGTGTTGGTGACCTTGAGCGTTCTATCAAGTTTTATGAGAAG GCTCTAGGGTTGAAGCTCCTAAGGAAGAAGGATGTACCTGATTACAAG TATACCATTGCCATGTTGGGCTATGCTGATGAGGACAAGACAACTGTTCTGGAGTTGACATACAACTATGGAGTCACAGAATACAGGAAGGGCAATGCATATGCTCAG GTTGCCATTGGCACCAATGATGTGTACAAGAGTGCTGAGGCGGTTGATCTGGCGACCAAAGAACTAGGTGGCAAGATTTTACGGCAGCCAGGGCCACTACCTGGGATCAACACTAAGATTGCCTCTTTTGTTGATCCAGATGGCTGGAAAGTG GTTTTGGTTGACAACACCGACTTCCTCAGGGAACTCCACTGA
- the LOC136471996 gene encoding nucleolin 1-like isoform X1: MATIVCWDLALHVGYDQVRDLFKEISGVLDISFSSTKRCAVVHFTTSVAAQMALYQLTRCCLMGRPLKFAWFDKNSYDLNRDALPVMELLPGRVPRTVCVVGFDTSLSITHIRSMLRSHFRRNRLHSGRIITPENPDGTSTGKAFVRFNSHTDLVAALERDGLDLGDGRKLCVTKWLELLSFPWHYKEKGGGSVGGSSGSHVDADNWGTPSTGKRTVFETEF; the protein is encoded by the exons atggcCACAATTGTTTGTTGGGATTTGGCCCTACATGTTGGCTATGATCAAGT GAGGGATCTTTTTAAGGAGATTAGtggggttcttgacatttcttTCAGTAGTACGAAACGCTGTGCAGTTGTGCATTTTACTACATCAGTTGCTGCTCAGATG GCACTTTACCAGCTTACCAGATGTTGTCTGATGGGGCGTCCACTCAAATTTGCATGGTTTGATAAGAACAGTTATGATCTTAACAG AGACGCTCTTCCTGTGATGGAGTTACTCCCTGGTAGAGTACCTCGAACCGTCTGTGTCGTGGGCTTCGATACATCTCTCAGTATCACACAT ATCAGAAGCATGCTTAGATCTCATTTCCGCCGGAATCGACTACATAGTGGACGAATTATCACCCCAGAGAATCCAGATGGCACAAGCACAGG GAAAGCCTTTGTGCGTTTCAATAGCCACACTGACTTAGTCGCAGCACTTGAGCGGGATGGGCTGGACCTGGGAGATGGTCGCAAACTGTGTGTCACTAAATGGCTTGAGCTGCTGAGTTTTCCATGGCATTACAAGGAGAAAGGTGGTGGCAGTGTTGGAGGCAGCTCAGGCAGCCATGTTGACGCTGATAACTGGGGCACACCCAGTACAG GAAAAAGGACCGTGTTCGAGACTGAGTTCTGA
- the LOC136471997 gene encoding pentatricopeptide repeat-containing protein At5g66500, mitochondrial-like: protein MARAPRPSPVPTLLRLLSSNPSLSAAAHAALLKSSSLSSAVPVAATALLTAYANAGLPGSASRLFDEMPARDAVAWNALLACLVRHARAGAAAAAAFRGMAASGLPPTPATLCTMLKACAASRAARPGRQLHARGVVSCHADADVIVATALVDLYMSCGLVEDAVRVFVLTRCPKDAALHNAVLSGCVENGWFSHAFSMLRQRTELNGILLTSALTACAATANLAYGMQVHCKALREMWSPGQV, encoded by the exons ATGGCGCGTGCTCCGCGGCCGTCTCCGGTGCCCACCCTGCTCCGTCTCCTCTCCTCCAACCCCTCCCTCTCCGCCGCCGCCCACGCCGCTCTGCTCAAGTCCTCCTCCCTCTCCAGCGCTGTCCCGGTCGCGGCCACCGCCCTCCTCACGGCCTACGCGAACGCGGGGCTCCCGGGCTCCGCGTCCCGCCTGTTCGACGAAATGCCCGCGCGGGACGCCGTCGCGTGGAACGCGCTCCTCGCCTGCCTCGTCCGCCACGCGCGCGCCggggcggcggccgccgcggccTTCCGCGGGATGGCCGCCTCCGGGCTCCCGCCCACGCCCGCCACGCTCTGCACCATGCTCAAGGCGTGCGCCGCGTCGCGCGCCGCCCGCCCCGGCCGTCAGCTCCACGCGCGGGGCGTCGTCTCGTgccacgccgacgccgacgtcatcGTGGCCACCGCGCTCGTCGATCTCTACATGAGCTGTGGCCTCGTCGAGGACGCCGTGAGGGTGTTTGTGCTCACGAGGTGCCCCAAGGATGCTGCCCTGCACAATGCTGTTCTTTCAGGTTGCGTGGAGAACGGATGGTTCAGCCACGCCTTCTCGATGCTGAGGCAGCGGACGGAGCTCAATGGGATCTTGCTGACCTCTGCTCTCACGGCCTGCGCAGCGACAGCAAACTTGGCTTACGGTATGCAGGTGCATTGCAAGGCTCTCCGTG AAATGTGGTCTCCTGGTCAAGTATGA
- the LOC136471996 gene encoding nucleolin 1-like isoform X2, which translates to MATIVCWDLALHVGYDQVRDLFKEISGVLDISFSSTKRCAVVHFTTSVAAQMALYQLTRCCLMGRPLKFAWFDKNSYDLNRDALPVMELLPGRVPRTVCVVGFDTSLSITHIRSMLRSHFRRNRLHSGRIITPENPDGTSTGKAFVRFNSHTDLVAALERDGLDLGDGRKLCVTKWLELLSFPWHYKEKGGGSVGGSSGSHVDADNWGTPSTVT; encoded by the exons atggcCACAATTGTTTGTTGGGATTTGGCCCTACATGTTGGCTATGATCAAGT GAGGGATCTTTTTAAGGAGATTAGtggggttcttgacatttcttTCAGTAGTACGAAACGCTGTGCAGTTGTGCATTTTACTACATCAGTTGCTGCTCAGATG GCACTTTACCAGCTTACCAGATGTTGTCTGATGGGGCGTCCACTCAAATTTGCATGGTTTGATAAGAACAGTTATGATCTTAACAG AGACGCTCTTCCTGTGATGGAGTTACTCCCTGGTAGAGTACCTCGAACCGTCTGTGTCGTGGGCTTCGATACATCTCTCAGTATCACACAT ATCAGAAGCATGCTTAGATCTCATTTCCGCCGGAATCGACTACATAGTGGACGAATTATCACCCCAGAGAATCCAGATGGCACAAGCACAGG GAAAGCCTTTGTGCGTTTCAATAGCCACACTGACTTAGTCGCAGCACTTGAGCGGGATGGGCTGGACCTGGGAGATGGTCGCAAACTGTGTGTCACTAAATGGCTTGAGCTGCTGAGTTTTCCATGGCATTACAAGGAGAAAGGTGGTGGCAGTGTTGGAGGCAGCTCAGGCAGCCATGTTGACGCTGATAACTGGGGCACACCCAGTACAG TCACCTAG